Part of the Lytechinus pictus isolate F3 Inbred chromosome 18, Lp3.0, whole genome shotgun sequence genome, caattattattacccggtgactggattcatagcatttcaagcagcctgttaggcgcacacttgctaaaccaaccacaatggcggttgtttcctaccggtaccggCTTAATAATCATTGACACCCCCAAACAAAATCAAGCCAAAAAGATAACGATATTTGCTTTCAAATTGATCAAtatgaaatgagatttcagTCAGAAAGATCTGAGATTTACTTTAAGCTGTTAAAAAACATTTCGGTTGTCAGAAGTGTGCCTAAATTGATTTGGAAGCTTCATTTAAATTATATGACGTCCAAGGCCCTTGCATATTTAGAACTCAATGCCTGTGCTGGTaactaacaaaatataatgtaaaacttATAGTACGAAGTTCTCTTTGTTTAACATAAAATATTCTTGCACAAGGTCATCTGACATGTGATTTCCGATGGATTTTCGTGCGGTTTTTTTTGACGTATGGTCAATTTCGTCATACGTTGGCGCACTCTATGCCGAACATTCGGCTGATGTAACCTGGCTGCGGTTATCACAATCTGTGCTGTCAAGGGGgtctttctttgattttaaaCTTGGAGTTGTAAAACAGGGGAGGAAgagttttctatatttattatgTACTTCTTTGGTTATTATTCATGAAGATGACAGAaaaaagttcattttatttttttcttaagatatatatttattacaCACCAGCTAAATGTATGAATTGTGTGCTTTAATGTAGATATTATCAGGTTGCGGGAAATACCCATTCTTGTTGAAGACGGTTtcttctttaataaaaaaaaaatatacagtgaATGCTGTATGATGATGCAAAGTTCGATTCCTAAAATTTATAGCATTTTTTGCTTTCCAAACCTAAGTTTGCTTAAaattctaaaatcattcattctTGAAAATGTAATGAATACTGATACGTTATATCATCATCTAAATATGTTGGTAACTgtgatttgataataaatttccttttaatagattgaaaattaatataaatgagTTTTTAATACCGCATCTCAAAATAAATTGGTCACAAAAAACAGACGGTCTTTTGGGCAACCTGTCGTGAAATTTAGGTCGTATGCTACATTGTCTAAATATATCATCATGACTGCCAAGGGATAGCCGCTTGACAAAATTTGATACCACCATTTCCTACATAGTTAATCAATAAAAGGTTTTTGAAATATCTTATATTTATTCGTCGGTTCCCTTCTTGCACTTTAAGTCATTCATTATTGCTTTACCTCTCATCCATTCTacgtcttttttcttttttaaataaatcacaAGACACCTAAAGTAAGTCGTTAATAAGTGAGACCTATCACCACTGATATATACAACAACATTTGATCATTTCTAATAagatgttcattggtgatttaaGCCATATTCATGAAACAAATGTCTCGAAGGGTAATaaccatttttattcaattgttCATTCGTCTGACCATGCATTTATTGTATTTtgagattttgacaaaatatatcattttgttatttttgtattgacaaaaaaataaaatcatctaCGGTGTTTAAACAAAGTGAAAAACAAATCGTCACGAAGTAGACAGGGagagaacaattttttttctctcctcccAGACTTTGATTGATCTTTACTATCATGTCATTTCTCTCATCACCATATGTGTGTCATAAGATATCCATCTCGAATCATCATTTATCAGTCTCATCTCAtaatcatctttctattcagtCCTTCCAATCAGCTGATCTACGCGAGCGCCATTCATAAAAAAGACACAGAACTCAGACATGTCTGTTACCCGCgtgtattaaaaaaagaggcaaatttgaattgtgattttttttattttttactcatTTCTGACACCAGTTTATCCATCAATTCTTGGTAACAGAAGGTCTGGTGTATTTACTGGATGATGGGAGCTAAAGACAGGTGGACAGTGGTGTCGCgattattttcttcaattccAAGAGAGTTTTTCTTCCTGTTTTTGTAGTCCTCAAACGCTTCCCGATGCGCGCCTTCTTTTGTAAAGCCATTCACAAGATCACGATTTGTACGTTGTTTGTTGGTTTTGCGCGAGTTTGCTGACATCCGTCAAAGATCTTGTTTTAGAGAATCTTATCTGAAATATCTTGACCATTTCTGCCACGTGCTCGTCTTATGTtctgactttaaaaaatgaacatcAATAAAATAATTACTCTCTCGAACTGATCAATCACATTTGATTGATATTAAATTGttaatatttaattttaaattttgatagatGTTATACAAACAAGGGACTACTAcgtgaaatattatatcaacTTTGTTCAACGTTCATCAAAGTACTACCTacttaaattcattcaaaataaataagcAAACAACCAGTATATCGCCTAAAAATTAGCCTTAATACCACAAACTCATACACATAAGTGGTATGGAATTTATCACTCAAACTACACTTTGCTTAATTcagaaattattttaatggtTTTTAACAAAATGTCAAAGTCACAAGAGTGTGTATGTTTAACAGactattctttattttgtatctaggggctttaaataaaaaaaaccgaAAGAGACCAAGAGTTGGTTATAATTAATGATAACCAATGCATCAgtctatttttatgatttatcaTTAATCTTTTAGAGCAAAATGGTTGTAAAATTGAATTCCATTATCTCTGACCTGAATCATTGATACATGGACCATAATGGGTTAAACCAACTACCTAGTATTAATAGTGaggtataattattgctttaacGAAATTACCATTCTGCCAAATCCAATTTCATTTCCAATCGATATCTATTTTATTGATAATGGCCCTGTAATTACTCGTATAGAGATTATCAAATAAACTGATTGATATAACAACAATTGGGGCAATGGTATCTTGTAATTTCGCTGTAAAGAGTTTGATAAGTAGTAGCGTCGATGTAATTCTTATTGAGTACAATTGGGACATTGCTCAATGCGGTTGCTTTAAAAAACTATTTAAATTCCAATCTGCGACTAAAATAGAGAGGTCGTCACCCTTTGTGACTATTAATCAATGGAAATTCCTTCCTTAacgtattttattcaaaatttgatttatttttacaagAATTGATGAAGCAATTAGCCTGACATGTTCCTGTTTGATAAACTGTCTTGAAGGATTGACTTTAGAATAATAACAGACATTTGAGGGATGACGAAGACGTATTTCCACATTTCTTTTCTAATATCAAGTTCAGTTTGAATTAATGAAGCCCCACAATGTTACCAGGATTGATGAGACAGTTCGATTCAGAACTTGGAAGTTTGTGGGGAGACCGATAAAATCTAAGACACGCTTTCGTTCTGAAGGGGTGACGAGAACATGGAATTAATTAAGATCTCTTGCGATTAGTTAATGATCCCTAAACATCACACTGGTTTGACTACCTAATGTAGCGATTGGAATTGTTCAATTTGTCGTGATTTATTTCCATGAATAGGTGCATAGGATCCAAGcataaacaaacaaatctgAGTCGGAGAAAAGCTTTTATTGAGTACAAGGCCATGTCGCCGAAGATTGAATCAGAAGATATGATTTTACCCGGTTTTTCTGGCACATTTAGTCAGTCAGTAATGTGGAGCTCCCAGGTCCGTGCTGAAAGACTGACCTGGAACTCGTTGCATAAAAGATTGCGGACAATGGTAGCTCTGACATCGATCGTAAATTAGACATTGCAACCAATCAAAATTACGGTTTCAATATAAATTTGAGCGTTTAAAACGTTTATACAATATTGGGTTAATGTTTTTGGGGTAAAATAATGTTGTGTAATGTTGTGTAGAATTACCCATGAAATGTGTTAACCAACAAATGTGCATGTCcctttcaacacagaatttgacGTGGTTTTgctcaacttttttttaaagcgaTAAAGCAAATATTTatacgtggagcgttgtggcccagtggattagtctccggactttgaaacagagggtcgtgggttcgaatcccagccatggcgtaatttccttcggcaagaaatttatccacattgtgctgccctcgacccaggtgaggtgaattggtacccggtaggatttattccttgaacgcctattaaaggggaatccagccttggccataaaatgttgtgttgggaaggagaaaaataaattaaacagaatggtgaaagtttgaaagaaatcggacaagcaataagaaagttatagctgctttaaaattgagatcactaatactatgtagatttcaaattggcaactgggtaagtaaattatgacaaggggcaaggacaactttcccataggccatgtactttattatcagggatttgtggttttctccaaagtacccattcccctggggcagtaatctaaatataacccaggtagcatcatttcctcatgaaagaaaaatataatttgaaataaaacttttgggaaaaattacattttagccataatatgtattggagtacatggaagagtagtccttgccttacatcactattaCATCatatatgcggccaatttgaagtctccatgggtacagtgattaccaatatttacaacttttaaaaattcataactttcttgttgtttgtccaatattgttcaaactttcacctatcaacttgtctgatttttcttttccttataaaaacaattttctatttgggttggattcccctttaatatggcggctcagctacggccggggtaataatatgataccaagtataaaagcgcagttgagtatatgcacataataactgcgctatataaatggacatgttattatttttgttatttaaaaatgtcattacaatataatttgatatttctttgatttatctTGATTTAATCAAGTCAGTTTGTCACTGGGGTTGGTTTGACCTATATGGTATTAATTCTCATTACCATGTCCCTTGGAGGGGACCTAAAGCCATCCGTCATTTGGTTACTAACGAACATGCACCCTCAACACCCGGGTTAAATGACTCCATAAACCACTAAAACCACCCTGACCTCGTAACCATTAcgggtaatgatgatgaattcTTTGACTGGAGGGGTAACAAAAATCTATTCTGATGTCATTAAtgaaattattacttttttcattAGTTCATTTTGTTCGTACTTGGTAGTTGTAAGATTCTTCGGTACTTATTTTGTCAAATGTCAGTACTTGTTGTGGTTTCTGTTTGTTGTTTTGTTCGTTTGTCTGTTAGTTTTATTTTATCCATGTATCGTTTTTGTGAAAAAGACACAAGCTAACAATCTTTTAAATATACGCTTCTTGGCGGTAGAATGTTTGTCGTCTCTCTATCCAACATGTCCAGTGGCGGTaccaacggggggggggggcattatggcatTTCCCCCACCCCGTCGGGGtcgttgcccccccccccactcccgaaagtttgaaaactaaaaaaaagtaTACAAAAATGCgcgtctgccccccccccccaaaaaaagtctCCCACCCCGCTAAccccctatttaaaaaaatcccggTGCCACCACTGAGCATGCACCCCTTGGTGTCTTTGCTAGCACCATTTGAATCATTGGTACTCAATAGCACCCTGTGTGATGATACCTCTATAATGATTGTGTTATCAAACACAACACCCTGTTTGATGATGGTGTAATGAAGCACAACACCCAATATAATGAACGCAGGTTCCTTTCTATCTCTACTCGTCGCCtatagaatattttttaaaccatGTTTTCTTTTCGATGATGTCGGTAAAAATGGACAACAATCACCAATTTTAAAGGCCATTGATATTGACCGATCGGTATGACGGATGGCACACTTTACCATTGTCTGGAACCATCCCCCGTATCACCagtttgataatattttctttttgaaatttcacgctttttctttcaataatgaAACTATGAGGTGAGGGAAAATAGGGCAGATTAAAGCCAGACAGATAAAAGTTGGTGCCAGCCTACATCTCTTATACCCATGCCTAAAATGTGTAAAATATCTCCTCTTCAAGAGATTCtgttttatatttgaatttcaataactCATTGCTATCGTCGCGCCAATCAAAATATATTCGTAAGAGATATAAAAGGCTTTATTCGAATCGATTTTGAAAGGTTCTTGGTTTAACAAGGGCGTATCAAAAGTGAGAttgattttgttgattttttatataaaatttatcgatatgaaataaatatacatcaaaGATTGTGGTTagagtaaataaatattttgaaataggtTAACTTTTCAATATGATATGCACTCTAAAAAAGattgagtaaaaatttacccaacaTTAGGTAAAAAGCCTGTGTTTTGGATAAGATTTTGTTCCATATTAGGTAACATACATGATTTAAGCAACATTGGGTAAAATGTACACAGTTTTTGGTATCGTTTGACCCAACAAACATACATGTCAAATCTTTACCCACTATTAGGTGAACATCAATGAGtgaaattgaataatatttgttttattgtccgtaattgatttatttttttctgagttTAATTTTAATCTAAGAAAGCATGCAGGTCGGTcgagagtgaaatattgtctcaATTTGAGGCACATTGATAAGTACGAATTGCACATGAATGATCATGTGTCTAATTACTgtgtgaatattttgtttttcttttgaatcaattaaacaataaaaaaacgaaataaatagaaaaaaatgaagatagaGATAGCGATCGTGGGTTTGAGAAATACATGGATATAAAGAAATGGAGAGCTCTGGAGATAAAAGTAAAGAAAACGAAAGAGGGtggagaaagacagagagagaaagatgcgAACAGAGAGGAAAGAGACAGGGtgattttttctcttccttttttacAACACCTTCATAAATATTTGTGATTAGTTTGCAGAAGTGTTGCATCCACCTTATGTCATATTTACCCCTCTCCATATCCAACTCCCCCACCACCACTACGACCAtgaccacaaccaccaccaccgccactatcaccgccaccaccacaaatatcatcaccaccatgaaCACATCCACcatgaccaccaccaccaccaccacctccaccaccatgaccacagccaccaccaccatcaccactaacACCACCACCCCCAACACCACTATCACCAGTCATCTTTCATACCCGGTTATGGGAATCTATTTTAGCTGGATTGAAAACACAATCGGTCGGCAGATCTAAGATATACCTTGATAATTATCTACTCTGATTATCTATACttcgaacaaaataaaatgggttTACGAGCCTGTGTCACGAGTATCTACACGATCTAGAATAAACTGGGTGGTTTTAGcgaaaaataaattatctgaTTGAGACTTTTGTGGCCAAGAATAATAAATACGTTACAGCATGACTTTTTAAACAAATCGGTCAACCAGATATATTAAGAGGTCGAAAGGTGACAGAAGAATAAATCATGGATGATGATAAGTGGATGAATATTTACAAAAGGTGTGTAGATAATGACTTTTAATATAATTTCTATAATTGAAACACGGCAGGGGAGATGGTAGTGATACAAGAGGGTAACACAAGgaataaatcaaacatgaaaatagGGCATTTAAGTCAAGTTTTAGTTtgacaaatttgaagaaaaattggaCTGATTGTGTGAATGgtcaagaaagagagagaaggatcgaaaaggagagagaaagagagaaagacacTTAAAAGTATTTATTCTTTGTACTTATTTATCCTTCGAAGttcacaataaaaaacataagtGTACATAGGAACATGTAAAAGCAAGATATAAAATGATTAGtaagaaacaaaaattgaaaaaaaaaatacaatatgtaTACCAAAAGAGACATGAGGATAGTGAAATCGGAAGGACACCCAGTTCAGCTCTGCCCATAGACTGTTCTTCCATGGCGTCCAAGGATTAAATCACAAAGTGATAGAAGAAAAGTCTTACAAAAATCTTTTGgaacaaaggggggggggattggggtatgggggagggggaatccagtatcaaattaaaaaatacttcATGTATCAGAGAGGAAGGCACTTTGATTTGCAGGGAGGTTGTTGAACTGAGAAGCATCTCCGTACGAGAATAAACgttcacaataattttttttttaggttttgCCTATATTAAATTTCCGTGGGACCTGAAAGAATAATTATATTGGCTACTGGTATGTTGGAAAAATACTTTTGAATATTAAGGAGCAAGTTCATTTAAGGCCTTAAAGACCATTGTATTTAGATGACAGCATCGTCTAGTTGATAAGGTATTCCAACCCAAACGAACATGTAACTCACGCATAGACACCCAACTGTATAGACTAATTCCAAAAGTGAAGGCTATAGAAAAATAGATGAGGCAAACAACCACAGATATTGTAAGTGTGTCCCATCGCCCCCCTAAAAATACCCCATGTCAACCAATATTGGTATATTTCAACCAACAATGCAGTTGTAATAATACTACCATATCAATAAAGCTTTAGCGTGATCGTTTTGGGGAAGGGGGTCGGACACGTCTTCACCAATTGTTGGGTTATTTTGATGAATCTTTTTAGATTGAATGGACCGTATTCTGAAATTGGGTTTAATTTAAagtctggtttaaagttgtggtttaactatggacagccaatagTTGCATAAATCTATAACAATACAATAtaaatgtatcagctcatttttcgctataatcattcttaactgtttcGGAAAGATGAATACGATAACTTTCTTCACGATTCACAAGTCAGGAAAAAGCACAGTAAGCATAAGAAACATGCAATGTTAGGAAagttttgacatgtttggctttccataattttagcacaaagtTAGAATTCAGAATACCGGCCTATGGGTATCAGAATGGTCAGGGGATTATTTGCATTTATTGGTTACACTCCGTCTGGTCAAACATCGTCCGCTGCCCGATATGCCTCTtccatcttcttctttcttccttttattaactttgttttctcgtcatttcttcttttatcaCTGCGCACCAAAATTCATAATCAATTAAAAGGCCATTATAAATTGGAGCAGTACCCAACCAATTGCCTAGGCTCATAAAATGACATCCTCGGACCATTAGTGTCTTTAAATCCTCATAAGCGACAGTGATGTCGATGCCGTGAGCGACACGGATCACCCGTCATCATCGACCAAGAAACAACAGTGGCCTAGAAAAGCGTGGTAATTGCGACTCATCGGAACGGATCAACGTCCGAGATCTTGACGGCTATTTCGCGCCGATATCCGCGGGCAATCCGAACCGAGTAATCCATGGATACTGCGTGGTCGAGTAATCTTCTTTGCGCTCTCGAGGCAACGTCTATCCCTAATGTTGCATCGCGAAAAGAGTACTTGTTCCAATATTCTTTAGTTTAATTGGTGCATTCAATATTTAGATCATCACACCAGCGTATTTACGATCTTCTGAAAAGGTTGATAATCAcgtcaaattattttcaatcgAAATGATGAGAACAGAAAAATTAGACAAACAAAATCCACCAACGAAGAACAAagaatttttacaatttttcagaGTCGACTTTGTGACTTTAAAGTTGATCAGCTTGCACGTGATCATGTCGTGTAGCATATTTTCAAACCGTATATAAGAGAGATGTTTTTCAGCACGTATATTCAAgcaatttttaatatttttgaatgacGTAAAGTAGCGATAAATCAAAAGATTGTATTTAAACGTTTCTTTTTGCGAggttcatttttttctcccGTTGAATATCGAATTAATATAAATTGGCACCAATagttaacaaaataaaagaagaagaaattagaGTTTGCCAGTGCCAGTGTACATATTttagctatacatgtatatcggtCTTATATAATGCGTTTAATTTGATGCAATGATAAGAAATTCGTAATCGTGCTTGATGTTAGTTATTAGGATCAGTTTAAATTCCAGATTTTAGTAAGTGTAtactatacactgtaaaaaatgaagtgctattttagcacttaaagtgcttgtatagtgactgcactatacgagtgctgattttctagtttaaatttgaactaaaaaatcagcacttgtatagtgcagtcactatacttgaagcactgtaagtgctaaattagcacttcattttttacagtgtaggacTTCCCTTTTTACAATTCTGAAATTGACTTTGATAATCCTATATGTGTATGTCCAGTGGCTATCAGAGGAAGAATTGGACTAATTGCCAGCTAATCATCTAAATGACCCTTACCCTTTGGCCAAGTGTCCAAACGGGGGCTCAATAAATCCGTAATTTACTTGAATTCAGCTGGGATTAGACTCAGGGATGTGTATAATGTAAATGACTCTGAGCAGTCATATTGTAGCTGAACAcgtggtgatggtgattataaaatatataatatatgccTAGGTTTctgaattaaaggagaaaatctTTGGGATGAGAATATAATAAGTAAAAATGGGTTGAAAAGGGACAAAGAAAAAAGTGGGAGCGAAAAGGACAGGAGAATATGAACGGATTCAAGTAACATTCAATTTTACATCtattattttcatgtaaaaatacaTCTAGTATTACAAGAAAGTTATCAACTGACGACATAAAATTAACGATTTGAAAACAAACACACAGAGTTATTTTACCAAAtttctttaacatgtttaaagtgTGTAGGGTGATTTTGAACACCGATAGCGGTCATGTCTGTGGTGGACTTTGAAATGTATGATGTAAAAAATGACTCGCggagatataatttttatttacataattatactaAATGAAGCTTtggtgtaaataaaaaataaaagtatatatGAAATAGTCTAAAAAGCACTTCATGTGAACGGACAATGATGGACATCGGTTACAAACTTTGTTCAACTTTGCacattgaaacatgtgaaaACTTGAATAGGTGGATCTGAGAGCACCTTTACAGGTGCAATTATACACACCTGTGCGTTGGAACACCTCTATGTGCGAGTTTTCAGCGTAAATGTATTCCTACAATTGTAATTGTTGCGGGGTAATTTTATGTATTAAATCAATAATAAGGTTATCACCCTATATGCCTCAGCACACTgtaaaatgaagtgctaatttagcacttacagtgcttatataatgactgcactacgagtgctgattttcttgttcaaatttgaactagaaagtcagcactcgtagtgcagtcactatacaagcactgtaagtgctaaattagcacttcatttttacagtgtattggTAAATAAGATTCCTTGAAAACGACTTCTAATTTTTAACCACTAGGCCTATAAATAAGCCTTAGGTGGCTGACCCCACCTACCCTGTCAAGTTCTGTTAGGACTAGAATTATCCTTCTTATTTTCCCGGCCCCCTTTTATCGGTTCACGCTAACAtgcattttttaattgataaaaaaagaagaaatccaTCCCGGGAAATGGAACTCCTTAGAAGAAGAGCAAGGAgggaataccccccccccccttcttcatCCCATCTCGTCATACGGGCAAAGACAGGTTACGATGATAGCATCGAGTTCGCAGCCGTAGCCGGCGGGGGGATTAGAACCCCTACGCACCGCTGAATGCTACGGCAAAGCGAAGGCAAAAGAACCCCATACCAAATTCACGCTTCAACACGCAATCAAGTACACAACACGGGGTTGTGGGCACGCAGCTGAAGTCCGGGTGCGTTGTCCGTTCGCCGCCCGCTATGCCCCCGTGGCTATATGCCCGCTAACCCGCTAAGGTCTGCTGTACTCTAAGCAGTAGGATTTCGGACCCCTTCCTTTTTAATTTATCATTGCTTTGTTAATCTCCTTTCCATTTTCTTGTTTCTTAATTTCTCTTAATGTGCCAAGCATGTGTTAGATATTAATTGGTCTGGATACttgaaggagagaaaaaaaaaagattcggACAATTTGAGAGAGGCGCGAGGacagagaaaagggaaataacCACTTGGAAGAAAATCACCATAATTCAAGGAATCAGAACTTGTCTATTAATATTGCAGAAAACAGagagtgaaatttaaaaaaatgtcacaatttaACTTTAAACAgaggcgtacagatgggggcgcttgcccccccccccccctccccccaaaaaaaaatcaagaccaaggggaaaagagaaaatgaaagaaaatgaatgagagaagGGTAAAATATCATATcactttctgaatattatgtcaaaatttgatttttacaataaaaaatgttgaaaattttgctcgctcgcttcgctcactcccACCTTCTTTTATAAATCTCCCCCGATATGCCCCCTCAAATATTTTGGCGCATTTCGCCACtgcttttaaagaaataatgaatCAATCAACGAAAGTTTTTGTCTTTATTCGTTTGTTCGTGAAACGTCTCGTTTTATGCTTTATgttacattaataataataactagcaTTTAGtacgctctccatagttaaCTATATCATAGCGTTTACaaacgatttaaaacaaaagtacataataattacaatacaaatacaCGCAAAAGAAATTAATCGGAAAAGAGGTATGTTTTTAGAAGTTTCTTAAATTGATCTGAAGAGTTTGATGATTTAATCAGGGAAGTACACTTCCCTGATTtaatgaaagtggggatgttGTTCCATTCTTTAGAAGCAGTAACACTAAATGTGCGATCACCTGTTTTTGTACGAGTTTTGGGTATGGCAAGCAAATATGGGTCTTTAGATGAACGGAGATTAGGGCGAGTTGGTCTATGGGAAGCAAGGCTATCTTAGATATATTTTGGCATCTGGTTATTAAAGGCTTTGAAGACAAAAAGAAGTAATTTAAAGACAATTCTCTTCTTTACAATACACAGACATTCTTTGGAGGCTTGTATAGATGGAGCATGCAGGAAATTGCTACCTGGATAAAGTTTATAAAAATGAGGATTGTATCTTAAGTGTATGAAATAATGGTTTATTATTTATAGTAAAGAGGGGtggagagagggaggaaaggaGAAAGATACCTGGAACGAGAATAGCGAAATATATATGGAGTGTGtgatgagagagagaaataattgTGCAATATAATAAGGAATAGATTTTGAGTCATTCATCAAATGAGTTTAGAGATCGTTTGAACGGACGCTCATATCAGTTGATATAAGTATAATAACGATACACACAAGAACCGGTAAAGATAAAACAAATCCTACGTTATAGTTTTTAAGAGTTTTAAAGCAAGTTTTTATCTTCTCATACCGGTAGTTGGTGT contains:
- the LOC135157457 gene encoding ctenidin-3-like, producing MTGDSGVGGGGVSGDGGGGCGHGGGGGGGGGGHGGCVHGGDDICGGGGDSGGGGGCGHGRSGGGGLVQPDRADELVSVVRRLTFIVRRLMSVVRRLTSVVRRPSFVVRRLTSIVFRLAFVIG